One Desmodus rotundus isolate HL8 chromosome 4, HLdesRot8A.1, whole genome shotgun sequence DNA segment encodes these proteins:
- the WDR1 gene encoding WD repeat-containing protein 1, translating into MPYEIKKVFASLPQVERGVSKIIGGDPKGSNFLYTNGKCVILRNIDNPAVADIYTEHAHQVVVAKYAPSGFYIASGDVSGKLRIWDTTQKEHLLKYEYQPFAGKIKDIAWTEDSKRIAVVGEGREKFGAVFLWDSGSSVGEITGHNKVINSVDIKQSRPYRLATGSDDNCAAFFEGPPFKFKFTIGDHSRFVNCVRFSPDGNRFATASADGQIYIYDGKTGEQVCALGGSKAHDGGIYAISWSPDSTHLLSASGDKTSKIWDVNVNSVVTTFTMGSNVLDQQLGCLWQKDHLLSISLSGYINYLDKNNPSKPLRVIKGHSKSIQCLTVHKNGGKSYIYSGSHDGHINIWDSETGENDSFTGKGHTNQVSRMTVDESGQLVSCSMDDTVRYTNLALRDYSGQGVVKLDVQPKCVAVGPGGYAVVVCIGQIVLLKNQKKCSSIDSLSYEPEVVAVHPGGDMVAVGGADGNVRLYSILGTTLKDEGKLLEAKGPVTDVAYSHDGAFLAVCDASKVVTVFSVADGYSETNVFYGHHAKIVCLAWSPDNEHFASGGMDMMVYVWTLSDPETRVKIQDAHRLHHVSSLAWLDEHTLVTTSHDASVKEWTITY; encoded by the exons AACCCAGCCGTCGCTGACATCTACACGGAGCACGCCCATCAGGTGGTGGTGGCCAAGTACGCACCCAGCGGATTCTACATCGCCTCTGGAG ATGTGTCTGGGAAGCTGAGGATCTGGGATACCACGCAGAAGGAGCACCTCTTGAAGTACGAGTATCAGCCTTTCGCTGGGAAGATCAAGGACATTGCTTGGACGGAAGACAGTAAGAGGATCGCAGTGGtcggggaaggaagggagaa GTTTGGAGCTGTCTTCCTGTGGGACAGTGGCTCTTCTGTGGGTGAGATCACAGGACACAACAAAGTCATCAACAGCGTGGACATCAAGCAGAGCAGACCATACCGGCTGGCGACAGGCAGCGATGATAATTGTGCCGCGTTCTTTGAGGGGCCACCATTCAAGTTCAAGTTTACAATTGGC GACCACAGCCGCTTTGTCAACTGTGTGCGGTTTTCTCCCGATGGGAACAGATTCGCTACAGCCAGCGCTGACGGCCAG ATATACATCTATGACGGGAAGACGGGAGAGCAGGTGTGCGCACTGGGAGGCAGCAAGGCTCACGACGGAGGCATTTATGCT ATCAGCTGGAGTCCTGATAGTACCCATTTGCTTTCTGCTTCCGGAGACAAAACCTCGAAAATTTGGGATGTCAATGTGAACTCTGTCGTTACCACGTTTACCATGGGCTCCAACGTTCTGGACCAGCAGCTGGGCTGCTTGTGGCAGAAGGACCACCTCCTCAGCATCTCCCTGTCTGGGTACATCAACTACCTGGACAAAAACAACCCCAGCAAACCCTTGCGGGTCATCAAG GGTCACAGCAAATCAATTCAATGCCTGACGGTACATAAAAACGGCGGCAAGTCCTACATCTACTCTGGGAGCCACGACGGACACATTAATATC TGGGATTCCGAGACTGGGGAGAACGACTCCTTCACCGGGAAGGGCCACACAAACCAGGTGTCCAGGATGACCGTGGATGAGTCCGGACAGCTGGTGAGCTGCAGCATGGACGACACGGTGCGCTACACCAACCTCGCGCTGCGGGACTACAG CGGACAGGGGGTCGTGAAACTGGACGTGCAGCCGAAGTGCGTAGCTGTTGGCCCTGGAGGATACGCGGTGGTTGTGTGCATCGGGCAG ATCGTCCTGCTGAAGAATCAGAAGAAGTGCTCCAGCATCGACAGCCTCAGCTACGAGCCCGAAGTGGTGGCGGTGCACCCCGGCGGGGATATGGTGGCTGTCGGGGGTGCG GACGGGAACGTCCGCCTGTACTCCATCCTGGGCACCACACTGAAGGACGAGGGCAAGCTCCTGGAGGCCAAGGGCCCTGTGACTGACGTGGCATATTCCCATGATGGCGCCTTCCTCGCCGTGTGCGATGCCAGCAAGGTGGTCACAGTCTTCAGCGTTGCTGATGGCTATTCG GAGACCAACGTATTTTATGGGCACCATGCAAAGATCGTCTGCCTGGCTTGGTCCCCAGACAACGAGCACTTCGCCTCCGGCGGCATGGACATGATGGTGTACGTCTGGACCCTGAGTGACCCCGAGACCAGGGTCAAGATCCAAG ATGCACACCGGCTCCACCACGTcagcagcctggcctggctggACGAGCACACGCTGGTCACCACCTCCCACGACGCCTCTGTCAAAGAGTGGACAATCACCTACTGA